The sequence below is a genomic window from Mus musculus strain C57BL/6J chromosome 4, GRCm38.p6 C57BL/6J.
AAGGGCTGCTCAAGGAGCCTGTGAACACATATCTGGTTGGCTCCTGTAGGAACACAGGTCTATTCTGCAGGTCACAGACACACTCATTTTAGTTGGCAGGTTTGGGGCAACCAAACTCTTAAGTACAATCACTGCCCATCACCTGACAGGAAGGATGGAAGGGGAAGCACCCCTTTCCCAAGTTAGCCAATCAAAACCTTCTTTAGTTGCTTTCTCAGACAGAGCTATGTAAGATGCACTCATGTTCTATGCCTTATGATCTGGGGTTCAAACTTTGCAGGTAAACAAACTCCCATGTTGAGCCATTTTTTTCTTGGTAACCTAAAACTTAGCAGCCCTCCTCCCCCATTCCACAAGCCCCGGACCCCCGAGTCTAATTACTGATCAACTTTTAAGCATATTCCTAGTACAGCTCAGAAATCACTAAGACCCTACTTTCCTTCTATGCTTCAGGAATGCATATACCAGCTATCTTAAATGGAGGATTGAATAATGTCTTGTGGAGCTGGTAGACTTCTGTAAAGCAATCCTGTTTGCCCACCCCAACACCAATCACTTCTGCTCTGGATTCTCCTTCACACACTGCAGAGGCCTTGGCTGAGTTCTGCTCTGGAGGGTGGAGCAGTCACCTATCTTAGAGCTGCATGTTACCCTGCATCCTGAAGGGAAtcagtcacccccccccccccaacctggaTGCTGTCTATATCCTGCCTGTCCCTATCCAGTCCACATAACTCCTCTGCATCTTTTCAGTCATTTCTAtgaaatttttttgtttaaaattcttttttctgtGCAGTGTTGGGGGTCAAGTCCAGGGCCCTGTACACGTCAGGCAAATgttcaaccactgagctacacaggTATaattcttttggagacagggtttcatgtaacccaagctgacctgaaactcactatgtagcctagaatgaccttgaacttctgaccccccctccccccagtgctgggaatacaagctcaccacacctggcttctgcaGTGCTGGGGGTTGGACTGAGGGCTTTCTGCAGCTAGGCAGGCATTCTGCCTGCCGCTGTGCTATTATTTCCCTACATCCttaactgattttatttttatttacagttcCTCTCTGTAGTCCTGACTGGCCTTGCACTTATAGCTTAAAGCTGTGTGACACAACACCAGCCCCCAATTgtttaaaactaaactaaacactTTAAAGTGTAACTCTAGGCTTACAGTGTTGAATTCCATCATGGGCTTGATTTTTCCCCCTAGTCAGTTCTCAACTGCAACCAAATGAtgtaagtttgaaaaaaaaaaaaaaaagcatgctacCTGGACATTATAGATTGTGCCTATAACTTCATAAACCCAGCTACTTTAGGATTgctagttcaagaccagcttgggctgtAAGAAAtctcctcaaaaataaaagcatgctggggtggggtggagtagcATGCTAATAGGTATGAACAGACCTCAGTTAAAACTCACCCCACATCTCCCCTAGACTGGAGGCTTCTAAAGACCAGGCTCCTGTCGGGTTTAGCTGCTGCTGAACTTGTGGGCTTCAGGGATACTCCATGTTTGATGAATTAACCGATGAATTCTTGCTCATACTGCATAGCTTTGATGGGAAGAGCTAACTTCCTATTAAGAACATAAGATTTGATCTCTCCCTTATCACAGCACAAAACGTGCAACAGAAAACCTAAGAAACATCTAGAAACCATTTTTGGTATACAGGATGCAGAAACTCCTATCTGGGGAAACCTAATGTTTGAAGAAGGTAAGAGTGAATCAGAGTGGTGAGGAGCCAAGGACCACACCAGGCGGCAGTCCTCTCAGGAGGGCTGCCCTCTAACCTCCCCCTCCCGTACTCCCAAGATGTGATGCTTCCGCTGGTCAAAAAAAGTAAGGCACgaaagaaaagcaagaacatCAAAGGCTCACCCCAAGTCCTGACTGCGGCTCAGTGCAAGCCCTGAGGGGATGCAGGAAACACCAAATGCTATTGTGTTAACTACCGAGAGGGAAATTACACAGTTCTGGTCAGCCACAGACTTTATTAAATCCCAAGACtggcttttacttttctttttcggTGGTAAGGATCAAACTCGGGACCTCACACACTACACAGGAGTTCCACCAAACCATACCCCTCAGCCCTGTGGCACTGCTAGTGATACACCAGACAGTTCGGCCACAGGTAGCAACGGGAATGCGCTGGGTGAACTGGGCATAGTTgtgtgcacctgtaatcctagtattctAAAGGCTGAGGCCCTCCTGGGCTATggcgagatcctgtctcaaaaaaaacccacaaaacaaaatgaaactttgCCTTACACTCTTGTCCTGCTGTTTGCAAGGCAGTTTATTATATACATAGTAGGAAGAAAAGCCACCAGACGTGCGGTCTCTGTAGACAGAAAAGCTTTTCAACCTATGTAAAATAGTTATCAATAACCTTATATTTGAGATAGCttagtatttatttatagacATGAGCTGAAAAGTTGAGACAAATTTTTATGGCTTTACCTAGAGATAGAAAGCTGTAGAGAGGGACAAACAGGCAGATGCTACACAAGCTAGTCATAAAATCCACGACACCAGGTCCCCTACACCATTCCTAGGCACCCTCTTGCCAAAGTACTGTTTTGGGCTGTCTCTCCCCTTTCCTGCCTCTGGAGATAATCAGAGGGAGCAGGCTTCGAGGCAGAAGGTCTCACACATTCCTGACCGTCTACTAAAGCTTCCTTCGCCAAGTTCCTACTCTCATCCCGACCCGTCGACATCTGAAGCTCAGCCCGCCAGATGCAGACATCGGCTGCTGCAGAGGGCTGAACTAGCACATCTGGAAGCGGCCGTATCTCCAGCCCTTCAGCTTGAGTGTGAGCTTTACAAGAAAATCCTTTGGTGCATAAATGGAGACCACTGCTGGAGGAAAGCAGTCACCACAGAACGCCCTGACAGTGGTCTGGCCGAGGAGCTGCCCTTGCTGTTACAGTTGGGATCTGACAGGATCAACACTGGGTTCACACTGATGTGATCTTACTCCTACAGTGACTTAAGTGAAAGCTGACTCCAAAGTACCACTAATGTGATGTTCCTCAACGCCTTCTGTTCTAGAATTGTTCAGTTTAAGCCAATCAATTCCTAACGAATCCCTAACTTCATCCAAACTTCAGAcaaaagattgtttttttttttttaaatgtactttttaagacagggtgtcactaatgtagctggccttgacctcaaaTATCACTTGCCTCCTAGAATGAACGGTATGTCAGCTTGCCTggacttttgattttatttattattcacagatcttaaaaatcaaaagcaaCTATTTGTTGCAAAGAAAATAACAACCAAAAGAACAAAGTATTTGGCAAGTGAGTCCAACTTATTCAAAGTACTCCTAAGAGCAACACCTGTATAATCACTGATTTATCAAACTGCTTCTAAAAATAGCATACAAGTACATACATCAAAAGCTATCGTAATGAAATCTTTTCCAGACTGGTACTCTATATTTTAGCTAGGGCCACTTCCCAAACTTCCACATGGGAGAGTCGTTGGGCCACACCACTGCCTTTGCATGCCAATTTCGTCTGCTCACAAAGGCCTTCTGGGAGGAGTCTGCCATCAGTACTTTCTTTTATCCACCCCACCCTGTGGCTCCAAGGATTTGTGACTCAGAacgtcacccccacccccaagccaacACCAGGCTTCACTGCACTTCCTGTTCTTGCTTCAGACATGGCTCTAAGCTGGGTGACAGAATCCTGGGAGCAATTTCCTAGCGAATCACACAGACATCTTTGGTGTAGAACAGGCAAAAGATAGACAGGCCGTGCTCATCTgaaagattttctcaaagacagCCCGGCTAGCCTGATGCTCAGAGGGCCTGATGGAGAGCTGTGAACCACAAGGCCATCCAGCCACGTTTCCCTAAATCCAGAAAGGATCATGGTACTCAGTGTGACTTGCCATCGTGTCACTGAAGTGAGTCTCGGCACACAAACAAGTGGTAAAAAAGAACAAGACCAAAGAACAGAAACCCCTGTAAGTGCCCCTAAAGTTTCAAAAACTCCTGAGATATGAACCCGTCTGTGCTCGATGACTTCAATTTTGATGAATAAAACCAAGCcttgaaaggggggggggggagaatgatAGTGACTTTTAGGCAAAGTCAGTTAATGCTAAGTTCAGAATTCGATTTTAATACTTTCATTTTAATAAACTCTCAACCTGGAACCTGGAATTATCCTTAAAATCCTTTTCAAGAAAAGTAAGATTACAGATTCCTGCCAGACACCTAAGACAACAGTTTATATTCCAGGAAAGGATTCTTTCAAACCTATCCAGAGTGATTATTGCACAGTGGGGCCCACGGACAGAGACTTGCAAGGCGAGGGCTTACACTAAAAAGGCCACAACAAACACAGCTACACATTCTGCCCCACTCTAGCTCAACTTGATGAACACAAACATGGATCCTGCTTAGAAAGGAAACTCCTGAGGAAAGAAAGGGATGAAGACTGCACCAAGGCCACTGTTGTCAGAACTTCCATTGTATTTCCACCGCCATGAGGGGCGCTCACAAACAAGTACCGAGAGAGGGGCCAGGGACAAAAGGCTCTCCCAGCACTTGCTCGCTGTCTCACTCAGCTCCGACTGAGCATGAGAAGAACTTCCTAGCAGAAGTCTTCCTAACAGAGTCTGCACAGCCAGCAGGCTCCTGGCGGTCAGCCCTGATCACTGGGAGGGCTGGGGTGTCAGTGAGACGCCTCGACCCTGTCTCTAGTACACGCCAGTGTCTGTCTAAGCCATTATCTTTAGCTCAGTCCTTGACATTTACAAATGGAATTATGATCGcgattttttcctttcccttttaaaATACAAGTAGCACCAGGTTTCACGCTAATGTGAatttccccacacccttcccatGGTCATGAAGGTATTTGGCAATCAGTCCATGCAGCAACCTATGATGTACAAACAAGGTAGCCCAAGGTGTAAGCCCTCCCGCTCGCCCTACTTAAATGTCAACCCTGAGCACACAAATCAAAACATACAACTCTAGAAGTTATTATCTTCTCCTTCTCAAAACATACAACTCTAGAAGTTATTATCTTCTCCAGCTTCCTGTTAAAAGCCATCCCCTGCACACAGCACAGCCAGAGCCACGGCGGGCAGCTGATCTGTCCTAGCTCCGTAGATGGCAGGTTCCTCATGACTCCTGCTTTCAAAGCACTCACTCATTCTAAAATGGTATGCTATACACAAAACCATCTGCTTTATTCCAGAATACATCATCGTCATGAGAATAAAAAGCTTTGTATGCACACACTGCCAATACATTTAAAAGGCCCAAATGTTAACAAGTAGAATAGACAAATTCAGACAAAAGATCATAAATTACTTTGGccggcaaaaaaaaaatctggctcaACATTTTGCTTGCAGATTTtctacacattgtgtgtgtgtgtgtgtagtatatttgTGTGAAAAGGGCTTTTTCAAAAGGAATGACGTGTGGCCTAGCCCACTTCCCACAATTATGTTGGGACTACAATGTTCTTTGCTAACAAAACAAGAAGGGCAAGGTCTGCATTCCCACCAACTCGATGCAGAGCCCCGAGCGCTTCCTGCAGAGTGAAGCCGGCACCAAGAATCCTGTCAACATCTGCAGCAGGAAAGATGAACGGTGGAAGAACGGAGGGGGTGGACAAGGACTGTGTGGGAGGTTGGTCCAATCCACTACGGGGCAACCCAGCTCCAGGGCAGACACTGCTGGTCTCCGGCCTGTCTGGGCCTGGATTATGCACATGCTCTGAAGGCTGACTGTGGGCACCCTCACTTGCTGCAAGTTCAGGTGCTATTTCTACCCCTGAGGTGCAGGGCAACTGCTCAGACAGTTTAGCTGAGGTTATGGCGACAGAACAGCTCTTCCTGGCTGACTCTGTTGATCTGCGGACATCTTCTCGGTCAGGTGACAAGCCATCACCCAGACCTTCAAAGCTAGTGGATGCTTCATCTTCTACCGCAGCACAAGGGGCAGTTCCTACGATTTCTGTCTTTCCTGATTCAGAGGTGGCCTGGTGACAGGAGCCTTGTGAGTACTGGTCACTAGGGGTCAAATGCACACTTTGGACCCTTCTTCCTGAAAGGTCTGAAACACTTGGTTGGCTCTCAGCTCCTATCTCTGACTGACAGGTAACATGCTCAGGTGACTCTTCTGAAGCTGGCTTACAGCTAATGACCAAAAGCTCATGGAGTTCTTTCAAGGCCACTGTGACAGATGAACAAAATTCTTCTGCTGATTCCACAGAGGGCTGACCGTGGCCACTTAGAAGGGAAGAGGAATTGTCATCTTTGTTATCCATTGTAGACATGTCAACATTATCTTCTGGGAGCTGCAATTCCCGAGTCAAGATGGAATGTTCCACAGGCTCACAGGACGGGTTAGACTGTAATGTCTCCACTTCCATAGTGGGATTATCTGAAGCGAGATGTGCTACACTAGGGCTCTTGATGACGGCATCCTGCCTGCCTGTTGAGCTGCACATAGCAACCAGAGActgttcagctgtatctacttCCATCAGGGCTTCTGAGCATGGACAGCTACAGAGTCCTGAAGCTGGAAGACCCTTCTCTGCACTGGGAAGATGAGCGTGTCTTTGTAGCTCACCTTTCCTCAGAGCTTCCAAACTGACAACTTCTTCATGAAGCTCAAGGTCTTCTGCGTCACAAAGACAGCCCTGGTCCTGTGGAACACTCTGCTGTCCAGCCTCTCGCTGTACACTCCCTGTTTCTCTGTGCTGCTGAAGGCCGTTCACGGGACTTGGGGTCTGATTTTCTGGATGCCAACTCTTTTCCTCCGCAAATATCTGTGGCTCCCGCATCCCAGTAGTTGTGAGAGTTAAACTAGCGTCCTGTCTTGTGTGGAGATACActctgaggccctgggttcctttCTCAACAGATTTCTCCAGATTACCTGCAACAACGGCTTCTTTTGATGACTTATGGAAAGGCATGGCTAGACTCTGCTCTGCTGAGGAAGCAAGGTCAGGAAGAACCTGCAGAGGAGGAGGGTCTGTTTTCTTAGAGTTTGTCTGGAATTCAGCTGAAGCCTTCGTAGCCTCCATAGCTAGAGATTCAATGCTATTGGGGTCACCGGGCTTGATGGCGCAGACGGAAGCAGAAACAGAGCGAGCGAGACTCGTCGGGCTACCAACCTCAGGACTCTGCCCTGAAGGAGCTGGATGGTCAAACCCATCTGAAGTCGGCAATGATGACATTCCCAGTGAGGTAGATTCTTTACTGCTTTTCTCTGtaataaagagaaaagagaaaaagattagCTAGCAGACCACTAACTTATCAGAGTTGAATCCTCAATAGAATAAAAGCAGGCCTTTTAATTTAGGTCTCTCTTGCaaatatgctaaaaaaaaaaaaaatacaagaatcttTCTCATGGTGGCAAGGTAGCATCTGTCACTGAAGCTGAAATGGGTGTGTGcttaataaacattaaaattccATATGTAAAGAAAGCACTATTAGCGTGCACTTCACAATGGATGGGTCAGTGCTCACACTTAAAAGATACTTATTGATGTATTTATTCACTCCAGAAAGGCTCTCACTGCACAGCAGAGCTGGCCGTAAGCTGAGAGGCGCCTGCCTGGCTTCTGCAGTGCTGGGCTATGGGAGCGCATCACCACACCAAGCAGTCACTTTATTTCTGGTGATTTTTTGCATCTTCACAGGATGATTCTCATGACAAGGCTTTTTCccctctttaaaacaacaacaaacaaacaaacaaaacccaataggttctcactctgtagcctaggctggccaacTCACTATAGTAAAGCCAGATAAGCCTTTAATTATCAGCAATCCTTGTGCGTCAGCCTCctaagcactggggttacagcatgggccaccactgttGGCTCCAGTTCGCTGTTCATGTTTCAAGTGTAAGCACAGGTGTCCAAAAGCAAGCACGCTGGCAAGAGAGCAGGGCAACCAAGAGAGGTGGGGTTTACATGCCTGGAGAGCTCTAGAAGACAGACAAGTAAACAGTGGATTTTATTTCTAGCCAAGCTTTTCAAAAACCATGGTAAAACTAAGCACCCaattcaaagaacaaaacaaaaaatgaagcagacagaattttatttatctgttcaACCACTGTGCATTCATACTTGAGGCCTCCACATTTCCTGTACTCTTGACTTCATGTATAAGGACGATGGCTCCCAGTGTCAGAGCTATGGGTATGCATTACTGTTCTCAAATTTCTGTAGTGCTCTGGACCAAACCAACCTCATCTTACATATGCCAGGAGGCCTTCTGCTAATCCAACTACATCTCTAGCTCTCTAACGAGCTCTGTTCAGCCTGAAACGTGTGGGAGTTTCCTGCTttagtgtgagtgctgggatcaacaTGCAGGATTACGCCCAGCTTCTCAATGCTGTACCCTCGTACAGCACAACAGAACTGACCAGGCGTAGGCACGTCACTGAATCCACAGGAGGGCAGAGGAAGAGTGTAATCATTCTTTGATAGGCAACAATAACTTACACCCACCCGAATTTGATTGCCCTTCAAACTTGATGCGGAAGCCACAGTGGTCCAACTCCTCTGGCACTATTAAAAACCAGCCTCTAACCACCAAAAATATCTTTAATTAAAAGGCATAGATTGCTATCAACCCTGGAAATATTGGTTCCTGGGTTATTAAATTCAATTCAGATGCTTTGTGCTGAACACTAACATCAGTGTGAGTGCTGGTTTTCCACTGGTGAGGTCACACAGAGTGCAGTTATGATGCTAACATCACTAATTAATTCATCAGACCCCGCTGAGCTGCATGAGAGAGAGGATGGGCCTGCTGGAAGTTGTCAGCTTTTCCTTTTTGTGGTTGAGATGGGATCTCCTGTagcctatgttgtt
It includes:
- the Rsc1a1 gene encoding regulatory solute carrier protein family 1 member 1; its protein translation is MSSLPTSDGFDHPAPSGQSPEVGSPTSLARSVSASVCAIKPGDPNSIESLAMEATKASAEFQTNSKKTDPPPLQVLPDLASSAEQSLAMPFHKSSKEAVVAGNLEKSVEKGTQGLRVYLHTRQDASLTLTTTGMREPQIFAEEKSWHPENQTPSPVNGLQQHRETGSVQREAGQQSVPQDQGCLCDAEDLELHEEVVSLEALRKGELQRHAHLPSAEKGLPASGLCSCPCSEALMEVDTAEQSLVAMCSSTGRQDAVIKSPSVAHLASDNPTMEVETLQSNPSCEPVEHSILTRELQLPEDNVDMSTMDNKDDNSSSLLSGHGQPSVESAEEFCSSVTVALKELHELLVISCKPASEESPEHVTCQSEIGAESQPSVSDLSGRRVQSVHLTPSDQYSQGSCHQATSESGKTEIVGTAPCAAVEDEASTSFEGLGDGLSPDREDVRRSTESARKSCSVAITSAKLSEQLPCTSGVEIAPELAASEGAHSQPSEHVHNPGPDRPETSSVCPGAGLPRSGLDQPPTQSLSTPSVLPPFIFPAADVDRILGAGFTLQEALGALHRVGGNADLALLVLLAKNIVVPT